A stretch of Microbacterium sp. 4R-513 DNA encodes these proteins:
- a CDS encoding aldo/keto reductase — translation MEHARLGRTDLTVSRIALGCMSYGNPVTGLHRWTLDEDASQPFFRQAVELGVTFWDTANTYQAGSSEEFVGRAIKKYAHREDITLATKVFGKMHDGPTGQGLSRGAIMEQVDASLRRLGTDYIDVYYIHRFDDTVPVEETMEALHDIVQAGKVRFLGASSMFAWQFAKLQSPPPSAGGRRSRRWRTSTTCSSARRNGR, via the coding sequence ATGGAACACGCCCGCCTCGGCCGCACCGACCTGACGGTGAGTCGCATCGCATTGGGCTGCATGAGCTACGGCAACCCCGTGACCGGATTGCACCGATGGACCCTCGACGAGGATGCGTCCCAGCCGTTCTTCCGCCAGGCCGTCGAACTCGGTGTCACGTTCTGGGACACCGCGAACACCTACCAGGCCGGCAGCAGCGAGGAATTCGTCGGACGCGCCATCAAGAAGTACGCACACCGTGAAGACATCACCCTTGCCACCAAAGTCTTCGGCAAGATGCACGACGGACCCACCGGGCAGGGACTCTCCCGCGGCGCCATCATGGAACAAGTCGACGCATCCCTTCGGCGGCTCGGCACCGACTACATCGACGTCTATTACATCCACCGGTTCGACGACACTGTGCCGGTCGAAGAGACGATGGAAGCACTCCACGACATCGTCCAGGCCGGGAAGGTCCGCTTCCTCGGCGCGTCTTCGATGTTCGCGTGGCAGTTCGCGAAGTTGCAGTCGCCGCCGCCGTCGGCGGGTGGACGCCGTTCTCGGCGATGGAGGACCAGTACAACCTGCTCAAGCGCGAGGAGGAACGGGAGATGA
- a CDS encoding aldo/keto reductase yields MDAVLGDGGPVQPAQARGGTGDDPDVPRHGSRTHALLPVGKGRLTRPWGQQTQRAEADAVAKTFDSPADGRIVDVVERIAGERGLPMAQIALAWVLRNPVVAAPIVGATKDKHLADAVAALDVILTDDEVTRLEAPYTPQDPYWY; encoded by the coding sequence GTGGACGCCGTTCTCGGCGATGGAGGACCAGTACAACCTGCTCAAGCGCGAGGAGGAACGGGAGATGATCCCGATGTGCCTCGACATGGGAGTCGGACTCACGCCCTACTCCCGGTCGGAAAGGGACGCCTCACCCGCCCATGGGGACAACAGACGCAGCGAGCCGAAGCCGACGCCGTCGCCAAGACCTTCGACTCCCCCGCCGACGGACGCATCGTCGACGTCGTCGAGCGGATCGCCGGCGAACGCGGCCTGCCCATGGCGCAGATCGCGCTGGCTTGGGTGCTCCGCAACCCAGTCGTCGCCGCCCCGATCGTCGGTGCGACGAAGGACAAGCACTTGGCCGACGCCGTCGCCGCGCTCGACGTGATCCTCACCGACGACGAAGTCACCCGTCTCGAGGCCCCCTATACCCCACAGGATCCGTACTGGTACTAG
- a CDS encoding helix-turn-helix transcriptional regulator yields the protein MDNKAEVREFLMTRRARVSPDDAGLTSGPNRRVVGLRRSEVASLAGVSVEYYAKLERGAIAGASASVLDAISRALQLDDTERAHLLDLARAADGIPTSGRPRRRASKAGGSRLSLEWALAAITDGIAFVRDARQDILAVNDLGRAFYSPVIGDGGRTPNLARFQFLDPAARDFYPDWDRFAEMCVGVMRAEAGRDPHDKALQDLVGELSLRSDTFRELWAAHNVRTHGAGTKRFHHPVVGELILAYEELAITAEPGNVLLIYTAEPGSPSAERLRLLASWSAQHTAAAATGSETAD from the coding sequence ATGGACAACAAGGCAGAGGTGCGCGAGTTCCTCATGACCCGACGCGCGAGGGTGTCCCCGGACGACGCGGGGCTCACCAGCGGGCCTAATCGTCGGGTGGTCGGACTGCGGCGCAGCGAAGTCGCCTCCCTCGCCGGGGTGAGCGTGGAGTACTACGCGAAGCTCGAGCGCGGCGCGATCGCCGGCGCATCCGCCTCCGTGCTCGACGCGATCTCCCGCGCTCTGCAGCTGGACGACACCGAGCGCGCCCACCTCCTCGACCTCGCGCGCGCCGCCGACGGCATCCCCACCTCCGGACGCCCCCGCCGGCGTGCGAGCAAAGCCGGCGGCTCGCGCCTCAGCCTGGAATGGGCACTAGCCGCGATCACCGACGGCATCGCGTTCGTCCGCGATGCCCGTCAGGACATCCTCGCCGTCAACGACCTCGGGCGCGCCTTCTACTCACCTGTCATCGGCGACGGCGGCCGCACCCCGAACCTCGCCCGCTTCCAGTTCCTCGACCCCGCCGCCCGCGACTTCTACCCCGACTGGGACCGCTTCGCCGAAATGTGCGTCGGCGTCATGCGCGCCGAGGCCGGCCGAGACCCGCACGACAAGGCACTCCAAGACCTGGTCGGCGAACTCTCCCTGCGCAGCGACACCTTCCGCGAGCTCTGGGCCGCGCACAACGTGCGCACCCACGGTGCGGGCACGAAACGATTCCACCACCCCGTCGTCGGCGAACTCATCCTCGCCTACGAAGAACTCGCCATCACCGCCGAACCCGGCAACGTGCTCCTCATCTACACCGCCGAACCGGGCTCACCCTCCGCGGAGCGACTCCGACTCCTGGCGTCGTGGAGCGCCCAGCACACCGCCGCCGCCGCAACAGGGTCGGAGACCGCGGATTAG